The DNA region AAATGATTCTCCCCTTTCTATCAATTTAATGTCCAATCGAGCATACACCTTTTGGAACTCTAGATTTAACAAATATGAAAAGAACACATACGTAAATTACTTATTcttaattacagtaataattatttatttatttacctttTCTAGAAACATCGCAAATCAGTTGCCACGCCTTTATCATATCAGGATCGAATGTTTGTAATTTAACAACGCATTGGTAAGCGCGTGCTTTAAATTCTTGATCTTCGTCAAATCGTTCCTTTGATTCTTTGTAAAAACTCTGAAATTTGCAAATCATTTGGTAATGGTTTCTAATGCGTAACGCATCTCGGTTAGATTAAATTTAATCACCTGAAGGTCCGTAATAGGAGGAGACACAGTTAAATAATCAGGAAATCTATCTTGTAGATGAGCTATCAACATTCCAAATTGTGTTCCCCAGTCACCGACGTGATTTATTCTCAACACATCGTGCCCTAGGAATTCCAGTAATCTCGCGATACTGTCGCCAATTATAGTAGACCTCAAATGTCCAACATGCATTTCCTTAGCGATGTTAGGACTAGAAAAGTCAACGATAACTCTTTGTTTTTTAGTATACGGTGGTAAAACCTTTCCGCACTTTACTAAATTAGTCAGTGTTGTTTGTGCAAATTCTCGTTTCAGAAATATATTTATGAAGCCTGCGTTCGCCACCTCCAACTTAGAAACCAAGTCGGACTTCTCTATTTTTGATACTATATTGTTCGCAACTTCTCGTGGAGACGTTTTCGTTCCTATCCGGATATACGTACAGTTAGTAGTACAAGTAATCCTGTAATATTAATGTTTACATTCGTATCGATTCTTACCATGACTGCTAATTAATGTGACAAGCGGCATAGCGCTATTACATTGATAATCTCCAAATTTTGGGCTGTTACTAGCTGCTAAGATCACCGGAGGTTCGGGCACATTCTCGTACGCAGCATGAATGGCCTTTGCAAATAAATTGTACAAAGTATCGTACACGCTTATCACATCGTACGCATCAGTTTCCATTCTGCTTTGCGTCTTTGCTCTATCAGCTTCAATTGTCTACAAAACCAAGcaacaaaataaatttaaataattcattacaTCTTCGATAAATTGTAATATTTGGGAAAACATACCCTTTTCAGAATGGCTACCCTATGTTTCAGCTTGATGTTCTCTTGCTCCAGTTTTGTATATTCATCTTTAGATACAGTTTGTAATTTCGAGTCGTTCTTCATAATACTCTCTtgtaaaaatccaatttgttttttcaaagctgctatttcttcctccTAAATAtagaacatatttatttatgcaagtataaaaatatataacctAAAACACTTATTGTAAACTATATTGTTAAAGTTATATCGTTCCTAAATTtcagaaataatgaaaataacattataaacattaattaccgCTGCAGCTGCTCTTTTATAGAGAATTTCCAAGTTCGGCGTAGACATTGTGCGAATGAAACGTGCACCTTTCCTCCGATGTACACAAAGCAAACCACGTGATTGACTAAAAATGCTTTTTCGAAATATTAGCGAAGTTCAAACGGTAATGACAATTTTTGTCCACGATTATCACAGAATAATATTCCGAATAGCATCACAATCGAATCCAATTTCAACTACTGTTTCTTTTCCATACCACTATGTTTCGGCATACCTGTTTTAATCCAACCATCCCTGCTAATCCCTTAGCAGAGTATTCTGCCCTTAGCATTGTAATTCCATTCTTGATCAATGGAGGTAAAATTCCGGGATACAATTTTGGTAACCAATTTCTAGTGCGTATGCATCCAGCTAGTAATACACCAAAATTAACTTTACTAAATATATTCTGTATTTTTGCAATACATTCTTCGTAAATACTATTTTCACTGTTCAAATACACGCGCCATATACATTTATatcagccattttgaaattatcttaggaattatcttgtgacgttTTCATTCACTGGATTCCTAGCTTACATAAATACATCGTCTATGTTATAACCGAGAAAAATCCCATGATATCTAGTGATTCTTTGTGTAGTGTTGCCAACCATGCTTCGTTAAAGTTGTGCACTTTACTACGTGGTTCCTGTTACTCGATGTTTTGATACTTTTGTGCCGTTAAACAAATAGTTTCGACAAAATATGCAGTGCTCGTAACGTTTGTCGACCAGCGCTCGAGTACGCCATCGAAATTACTGTCAACGATAAGTGTCGACGTGTAAAATGGCGTGGTTCGGTGACGGACTGCCTAGCTTGTCGAATTTAAAGGGCCAGATATCAAACTTTACGAAGGAGGTTTTGTCAGAAGGCATCGTAGACGAAATAGGTACGCACGATTTCCTTCTAATTAGAATTAATCTGCCGCGAATTACTATTCTCGTTTTCTACTACTTGCTCGGGTAACTAGCGATAAGAGGTTACTGTCGACTGTCAATATAAAGGCCTGTTTTACCGTGCGAGGGCGCGACAAAGTGGCGGGAAATTCAAACGATATCGTTCGAGTTGAAATCTGACATGAGCTTTTGTTTTGTTTAAAATCGTTCTCAAGCAGTATTCGTGCGATTCAATTGTCTTTTGCATGCAGACGAACGAACAGCGGCATTGAACGAAGCGAACCAAAGATGCGTCGAACTTCAAGAATTACTCGAGACGAAAGACGCCGAAGTAAGTACATAATTACCTTGGTCGAGGAAAAGCCTACTTACCTCTATTAATTCCTCGTCATTTTTATTCGCGATCCACGTTTCACCGTAGAAGAGCAAATCATGGGAACCAGGTCTCGGTAAACTCGAAAGCTGCTACACAATTGTTGGATGATCGTCGTTGTACATATAATAGTGGTGCACAAAGTATTCATACTCCTTTTAAAAAGgaaaaacttttttaatattcgacccaacagcttgaattTTTGTTGTGACTTTAAAAGGATGTTTTATTCAATTGTcatgatttttaaatgttttatgtGTGCctgcaatgaaaatttcaaacatgtattttataaaCCTAAGTCAGTTATACACATGTAAAAAGTTTCactgaaatcggttgacgtataAATAAACTATGgccattgtaagatgtaaaaatctttgattaCAGTTTTTGAtactttcaatcaattatatttcataacaaCCTTGATCAATCTCGATACGatacaggtacagataaaaaattgaattagcgACCGAtaacacaatttatttacacattagctagtaaactaatccgtCTAAagtctcaacaaaaactcaggcTGTTGGGTCGAATTTCGAAAAAGCGAATCGTACGCTCACTGTAAGTGCAATAGCGTATCAGAGATTACGTAAATCATTTGTCGAGTTTTGTTCCGAAGCGTAAAGGGTATTCGCGGCGATTTTCGAGTTGTAGAAGTTGCTCTACGTTCGACTATCAATTTGATTAGAAATTCTTGGTAGCCGCGCAGATGTCGACCGTTTCGATAAGAACACGGGGCTACCCGGCACGCCGCATCGGttcgaaattattttaacagaTGTTGCTTTCCATAATAAACGGGATTGAGTGTAATGTAAATACGTTTAGCTTATCTCGCGCGGCACCTACCCCGAATCCTTCCACCCGTCGCGTCGACAACCCTCCGAGCAGGAGTCATTCCCGTCGAGTACCTTAAATGAATAAAGTACCTTCTtcgttaaaaaatacgtttacaGTACGCTCACCTGTAAATGCTCGTTAGTTTGCCGTGGATCgtcgtatttctttcataaagtATTACCGGTCGAAACGACCTTCGGACGCGCATCGTTTCACCGTGCAAAAATAGTTTCGCTGGAAGGGGGTTTGGAGCAATGGAAGGAAGAAAGGGGGACACCGGAGGGAGGGTCATTGAAGCCTGCACGGTCACGTCGTTCCGGTTTGTTATCGCGGACAATTTGTGGAAACGTAAGAGACCGAAAGTGCGCGACACGTTTGTTCGTGCTTTTATTGTAAACCTCGGGACCATGCCCACTTCTCCGTTCACCGTTGTTCTAGGAACCGATAGATAACGATGGGCCTGCATCGTTGATAGGTCTACGTTGACGATTCTCCCGCCACCACATTCTTCACAAACTGAAATTCAACGTATCTTTTCGAAAATCTACAGTTGCGATCCGAGCGAACCGACGAACACGTTCCAGGTTCGAAGGATCCGTTGAAATCGTTTTCAAGCATTACAAACGATAAAGAACCAACTCTTTTTGCTAAATTTGTCGAAACGTTGCCTCCTctcggattttgatgaaattgagATACATTGTCAAaagaaaaatcgtctgcatcaattgcaaaaaatagagactaaattgaatgttacttcttccatTAATGATTGTAATATTGAAATCGTATATTGTCATGgtcaattttctaaattttccaacaattttgcatttcatctactcaattttgctgtaaatgcatcaagatctgcagtctagttgtaATTCTTAACCTTTTCCTATACTCTTTtgcaaactttttttttattttaagcatTTCAGATCTCAAGTGAGATCTATTTCTGCTGCACCgaggtaaattacagtatgtatgcatatacatattcatacatacatacatacatagtttACAATCAAATTAAATTCGTAGTTAAcagttttttaagaaattaaaaatgagaaaacAAGCTTTAATATTGGGTCGGGCAACTAATATTTCTAAGCCAGATAGAGAAGTTTGATCGAACGATAGAAACGTGTCAGAATTGTTAGAAACTGTTGTGGTTCGTGCGTTTTCGGGGGTAAACGCGTTGATAAACGTAAGGTCCTGTTCGGACACGGCGGAAGCCGCGCGGACCAGCAATCgaaaacaaaaatcgcgcggtttccgccgtgtccGAACGGGGTCTAATTCGCTGGAAACAATCGGGTATAGATTCGAGACAACTCGAACGGCCTCGCTTTCGTTGTTCCCATTGCTTCCATTGCTCCCAGCTCGCAACGGTGTGGCGTGGCTTGTATACATATAGCCGGTATACATATAGGTGATATAACGTTCGGAGAAGGGGAAGGGCGGTTATCGCAGCGCAAACCTGAGATAAGGAAGGCAAACAGAAACGCGCAT from Lasioglossum baleicum chromosome 11, iyLasBale1, whole genome shotgun sequence includes:
- the Argrs gene encoding arginine--tRNA ligase-like protein → MSTPNLEILYKRAAAAEEEIAALKKQIGFLQESIMKNDSKLQTVSKDEYTKLEQENIKLKHRVAILKRTIEADRAKTQSRMETDAYDVISVYDTLYNLFAKAIHAAYENVPEPPVILAASNSPKFGDYQCNSAMPLVTLISSHGTKTSPREVANNIVSKIEKSDLVSKLEVANAGFINIFLKREFAQTTLTNLVKCGKVLPPYTKKQRVIVDFSSPNIAKEMHVGHLRSTIIGDSIARLLEFLGHDVLRINHVGDWGTQFGMLIAHLQDRFPDYLTVSPPITDLQSFYKESKERFDEDQEFKARAYQCVVKLQTFDPDMIKAWQLICDVSRKEFQKVYARLDIKLIERGESFYQKRMESLVKELESRGLLEEDEGRKVMWSKHENEIPLTIIKSDGGFTYDTSDIAALKQRIEEERADWVIYVTDAGQSVHFQVLFHCGERAGILKSRHRMDHIGFGVVLGPDKKKFKTRSGDTVKLTDLLDEGLRRTLEKLKEKERDKALTEQELKKAQESIAYGCIKYADLSHHRNHDYVFSFDKMLEDKGNTAVYLLYALTRIRSIARAANISQEKMREFAQNTPISLEHEKEWKLAKVLIKFPDVLIKITTNLYLHQLCEYCYEISCAFTEFYDNCYCVEKNEHGEIVKINAGRMLLTEATAIIMEKCFSILGLKPVERM